Proteins co-encoded in one Spiroplasma gladiatoris genomic window:
- a CDS encoding cysteine peptidase family C39 domain-containing protein: MEYKFVKQKNYSDCGIAISTMIINYLQKKNLTIEQIKFDNNIPEGELSFYNIESLLTTYKIQFKSYFCNIKDFLEIKIVEPLIIKIKNKDLEDHFIVVYKKNKKSFLIADPIENDLKEISIEEFIKLYDGYFGVAKKLDNIKFKNNCLSNVFTLFFTKINIIIYYFILSIFLNCIILITSSFLKVFSFNVAIDDINNQKLIFFGFALLFLFQIILNYIMSKILLVLKNDIAKKIVEIYIDKILKMDIEKYQTLSKEEWIKKIAYINKVISLTAQIFLVLPTQSVLFILALSIIGYMSKTILFLLLVENVLSVFFSYVFNLWIKDKKIKSTNDDLKFSVLFREIIEANFEIKTKSLQNHFERKFLNSYQTNIQNDNDIFRVESLNSFLLSVVSKFFYILIFYISSLLITKQELTFTQLLFYVTTSTYIYGFTSLVFNFTLSKEDNKIAIKQINFLFEKTLKKEVKLNLEKINSIECKKVYKYKNETKVISDINYKFMTNTFIFGKSGSGKTSLLQLFSGNINNYEGELFFNDIEFKKINPNSLKEKILYIGQYDFLFTGSVWANIQQFQNQIDLELFKKYQLFEILANNNIDINKRVIENGANLSKGQRQIINFISTFFTKKDLYLIDEPLSNVDRNTAYYLLDTFLKIKKNSLVIMTDHNPLYQNFFENRMEI, encoded by the coding sequence ATGGAATATAAATTTGTAAAACAAAAAAACTACTCTGATTGTGGAATCGCTATTAGTACAATGATTATAAATTATTTACAAAAAAAGAATCTTACAATTGAGCAAATAAAATTTGATAACAACATTCCAGAAGGGGAACTTAGTTTTTATAATATTGAGTCTTTATTAACAACTTACAAAATACAATTTAAATCATATTTTTGTAATATAAAAGATTTTTTAGAAATAAAAATAGTAGAACCATTAATAATAAAAATTAAAAACAAGGATTTAGAGGATCATTTTATAGTTGTTTATAAAAAAAATAAAAAGAGTTTTTTAATTGCAGATCCTATTGAAAATGATTTAAAAGAAATTTCTATAGAAGAATTTATAAAACTTTATGATGGTTATTTTGGAGTTGCTAAAAAACTAGATAATATTAAGTTTAAAAATAATTGTTTATCAAATGTATTTACATTATTTTTTACTAAAATAAATATAATAATTTATTATTTTATATTATCCATTTTTTTAAATTGTATTATTTTAATCACAAGTAGCTTTTTGAAAGTTTTTTCTTTCAATGTAGCAATTGATGATATAAATAATCAAAAACTTATTTTTTTTGGATTTGCATTGCTTTTTTTATTTCAAATAATATTAAACTATATAATGTCAAAAATTTTACTTGTTTTAAAAAATGATATAGCCAAAAAAATAGTAGAAATTTATATTGATAAAATACTAAAAATGGATATAGAAAAATATCAAACGTTATCTAAAGAAGAATGGATAAAAAAAATTGCTTATATAAATAAAGTTATTAGTTTAACAGCTCAGATTTTTTTAGTATTACCAACTCAATCTGTACTATTTATATTAGCTTTATCAATTATTGGATACATGTCAAAAACTATTTTATTTTTATTACTTGTTGAAAATGTGTTAAGTGTTTTTTTCTCTTATGTTTTTAATTTATGAATAAAAGATAAAAAAATAAAAAGTACTAATGATGATTTGAAGTTTTCGGTCTTGTTTAGAGAAATTATTGAAGCTAATTTTGAAATAAAAACTAAATCTTTACAAAATCATTTCGAAAGAAAATTTTTAAACTCTTATCAAACTAATATTCAAAATGATAATGATATTTTTAGAGTAGAGTCTTTAAATAGTTTTTTATTAAGTGTTGTTTCTAAATTTTTTTATATATTAATTTTTTATATCTCAAGTTTATTAATAACTAAACAAGAATTAACTTTCACTCAACTTTTATTTTATGTAACTACATCTACTTATATATATGGTTTTACAAGCTTAGTTTTTAACTTTACTTTAAGTAAAGAAGATAACAAAATCGCTATAAAACAAATAAATTTTTTATTTGAAAAAACTTTAAAAAAAGAAGTTAAATTAAATTTAGAAAAAATAAACTCTATAGAATGTAAAAAAGTTTATAAATATAAAAATGAAACAAAAGTTATTAGTGATATTAATTACAAGTTTATGACTAATACATTTATTTTTGGCAAGAGTGGTTCTGGAAAAACTAGTTTATTACAACTTTTTTCTGGTAACATAAATAATTATGAAGGAGAGTTATTTTTTAATGATATAGAATTTAAAAAAATCAACCCCAATAGTTTAAAAGAAAAAATACTTTATATTGGACAATATGATTTTTTATTTACAGGAAGTGTTTGAGCTAATATACAGCAATTTCAAAACCAAATTGATTTAGAATTATTCAAAAAATATCAGTTATTTGAAATTTTAGCAAATAATAATATCGATATCAACAAAAGAGTAATTGAAAATGGAGCAAATTTGAGTAAAGGTCAAAGACAAATAATAAATTTTATATCTACATTTTTTACAAAAAAAGATTTATATTTAATAGATGAGCCTTTAAGTAATGTTGATAGAAACACTGCTTATTATTTGCTTGATACTTTTTTAAAAATTAAAAAAAATAGTTTGGTTATAATGACAGATCACAATCCTTTATATCAAAATTTTTTTGAAAATAGGATGGAAATATAA
- a CDS encoding ribosome assembly cofactor RimP has product MSKEIVEKKYLNQILETLKINELKLYELNWIFEHESNILQILVENIDTSKKFVEFDSLVSANESISTILDQDDVIKEPYILEVSSAGAERKVKEKETLINNINSYFYIKSKIQFENIDEFNATLEDYLKESDEFKFSFFIKGRPKKVKLKFENIEFIRFAIKF; this is encoded by the coding sequence ATGTCAAAAGAAATCGTTGAAAAGAAATATCTTAATCAAATTTTAGAAACATTAAAAATAAATGAATTAAAGCTTTATGAACTAAACTGAATTTTTGAACATGAGTCTAATATTTTACAAATACTTGTTGAAAATATAGATACATCTAAAAAGTTTGTAGAATTTGATAGTTTAGTTTCAGCCAATGAGTCTATATCAACAATTTTAGATCAAGATGATGTTATAAAAGAGCCTTATATTTTAGAAGTATCTTCAGCAGGTGCTGAAAGAAAAGTAAAAGAAAAAGAAACATTAATTAATAATATTAACAGTTATTTTTATATAAAAAGTAAAATTCAATTTGAAAACATAGATGAGTTTAATGCTACACTTGAAGATTATTTAAAAGAAAGTGATGAGTTTAAATTTAGTTTTTTTATTAAAGGTAGACCAAAAAAAGTTAAGTTAAAATTTGAAAATATTGAATTTATAAGATTTGCAATAAAATTTTAG